In a single window of the Methanocaldococcus sp. genome:
- a CDS encoding DUF2540 domain-containing protein yields the protein MKVTFYLYKNIDSRQLRYHLHKLEDLKQIDPEKLKKVVEARKRCKRTIILTEEERKIYQRFGKATNLYLNYVILVNEDGERT from the coding sequence ATGAAAGTTACTTTTTATCTCTATAAAAATATAGACAGTAGGCAACTTAGGTATCATCTGCATAAACTTGAAGATTTAAAGCAGATAGACCCTGAGAAATTAAAAAAGGTTGTTGAAGCCAGGAAGAGATGTAAGAGAACCATAATTTTAACGGAGGAGGAAAGGAAAATTTACCAAAGATTTGGTAAAGCAACCAACTTATATTTAAATTATGTTATTTTGGTGAATGAAGATGGGGAGCGGACTTAA
- a CDS encoding ribonuclease H-like domain-containing protein: protein MTVAIIDIETTGLDPLKNRIVAIGLGVIREDKLDIQLLTSKDEKELLTKFWGKVSEEGIEQLIGFNINKFDWQFIKLRSLYYRIRIKYFEKYEGRKDLMQILNGGGYIRGRSLKAYCEFFNIDIQNDDVDGCEIPQLWERYEKEDDKEALDKILHHLQLDIKRTYELYKILVDCGLIEE, encoded by the coding sequence ATGACAGTTGCTATTATAGACATTGAAACAACGGGGCTTGACCCCTTGAAGAATAGGATTGTAGCGATAGGCTTGGGTGTTATTAGAGAGGACAAGTTAGATATTCAGTTATTGACATCGAAAGATGAGAAAGAATTACTAACTAAATTTTGGGGGAAAGTATCTGAAGAAGGTATAGAGCAGTTGATAGGATTTAATATAAACAAATTTGATTGGCAATTTATCAAACTTAGGTCGTTATATTACAGGATTAGGATAAAATACTTCGAAAAATACGAAGGAAGAAAGGATTTGATGCAAATTCTGAATGGAGGGGGATATATTAGAGGTAGGAGTTTAAAAGCATACTGTGAGTTCTTTAACATTGATATACAGAATGATGATGTTGATGGATGTGAAATACCACAACTTTGGGAAAGATATGAGAAAGAAGATGATAAAGAAGCTCTGGATAAAATATTGCATCACTTACAGCTTGACATTAAGAGAACATACGAGCTATACAAAATATTAGTCGATTGTGGTTTAATTGAAGAATAA
- a CDS encoding helix-turn-helix transcriptional regulator gives MDEVSERILLYLSQVGKATNKEIAEAFNINPGLISKKLQYLQDNGLIKVVEQEGRTKYYALAKPHSSNENEIPHIQIPKDIDTITGINSYIKKVLKEYNWHSTSYSIPITALLISKYTNLRLIIFGPQYVGKTTCIKAVYPDLENNPKILVDMHRKDMYQYIDMVKDNIKIIEQQYLHDWRFEDTKIFDRYDVVPKSRIAPSEFLFRFLPLRIKMPSEFDNDFKFFTLDLDDFKIIKTIPKDIKDKFIEKLNHLKFFTIDVGACRTYLEILKEKEIANLYHVDREGNMDQQLSARQWRIEREYSAVLKNDFLTVNHRKLKGINELWQPVSMDNGLLHHAFEILKFSYSLNKNPDVAVDDAYRFMKYILKTFTLVKEDSSKNNVSYPTRNVESGEGVFSIPTVGSSYFIPANKMVIP, from the coding sequence ATGGACGAAGTTAGTGAAAGAATCTTATTATACTTATCCCAAGTAGGCAAAGCCACAAATAAAGAAATTGCAGAAGCCTTTAATATAAATCCCGGACTAATTTCTAAAAAACTACAGTATCTCCAAGACAATGGCTTAATTAAGGTAGTGGAGCAAGAAGGTAGGACCAAATACTACGCCCTTGCCAAGCCACATAGCAGTAATGAAAACGAAATCCCTCACATTCAAATCCCGAAAGATATTGACACAATAACAGGTATTAACTCATATATTAAAAAGGTTTTGAAGGAGTATAATTGGCACTCTACATCATATAGTATTCCAATAACGGCATTATTAATTTCTAAATACACAAATTTAAGGTTAATAATCTTTGGTCCTCAGTATGTAGGAAAAACAACATGCATAAAGGCAGTTTATCCTGACTTAGAAAATAATCCAAAAATACTGGTAGATATGCATAGAAAAGACATGTATCAATACATAGACATGGTTAAAGACAATATCAAAATTATAGAGCAACAATATTTGCACGATTGGAGGTTTGAAGACACTAAGATATTTGATAGGTATGATGTTGTGCCAAAGTCAAGAATTGCCCCAAGTGAGTTTTTATTTAGATTCCTTCCTTTAAGAATAAAAATGCCTTCAGAGTTTGATAATGACTTTAAATTCTTTACTTTAGATTTAGATGACTTTAAGATAATAAAAACAATTCCTAAAGACATAAAAGATAAATTTATTGAAAAACTCAACCACTTAAAGTTCTTTACAATTGATGTTGGAGCTTGTAGGACGTATTTAGAGATTTTAAAAGAGAAAGAAATTGCCAATCTCTACCATGTAGATAGAGAAGGAAACATGGACCAACAGCTTTCAGCAAGGCAGTGGAGGATTGAGAGAGAGTATAGTGCAGTATTAAAAAATGACTTCTTAACTGTAAATCATAGAAAATTAAAGGGAATAAACGAGCTTTGGCAACCTGTATCTATGGATAATGGGCTTTTACACCATGCATTTGAGATTTTGAAATTTAGTTATTCATTGAATAAAAATCCAGATGTGGCTGTGGATGATGCCTATAGGTTCATGAAATACATTCTTAAAACTTTCACTTTGGTTAAAGAGGATTCCTCAAAGAATAATGTATCATATCCTACTCGAAATGTAGAAAGTGGGGAGGGAGTTTTCAGCATTCCTACTGTTGGAAGTAGTTATTTCATCCCTGCTAATAAGATGGTAATTCCTTAA
- a CDS encoding DUF2080 family transposase-associated protein, translating to MPPLAIGGTMEYSEAVVIHDKPIKPYGNTAHVYVPKRFIGKRATIIIYCNEKDRKNLKNNFEVKL from the coding sequence ATGCCACCATTGGCAATAGGTGGAACTATGGAATATTCAGAAGCAGTAGTAATTCATGACAAGCCCATAAAACCGTATGGGAATACCGCCCATGTCTATGTCCCTAAAAGGTTCATTGGAAAAAGAGCAACAATTATTATTTATTGTAATGAAAAAGATAGAAAAAATTTAAAAAACAATTTTGAGGTGAAATTATGA
- a CDS encoding winged helix-turn-helix transcriptional regulator: protein MLNEIKLLKILSKKNNYLVLKTLFKNNALYFRELKKELKMDGKTIYRALEELVNAGLVKKEIEEPEKRTSRVYYSLTEFGKKVVKIYDYIEQLEKELEDKNAIIINGNVGDNNIIANKIQNSKIYFKK from the coding sequence ATGCTTAACGAAATTAAATTATTAAAAATATTATCAAAAAAAAATAATTATTTAGTATTGAAAACATTATTTAAAAATAATGCTTTATATTTTAGAGAATTAAAAAAAGAATTAAAAATGGATGGTAAAACAATATATCGTGCATTAGAAGAATTAGTTAATGCTGGATTAGTTAAAAAGGAAATAGAAGAGCCAGAGAAACGAACATCAAGAGTATATTACTCACTTACAGAGTTTGGAAAGAAAGTAGTAAAAATATATGATTACATAGAGCAATTAGAGAAAGAATTAGAAGATAAAAATGCAATAATCATTAATGGTAATGTTGGAGATAATAATATTATTGCTAACAAAATTCAGAATTCTAAAATCTATTTTAAAAAATAA
- a CDS encoding CAP domain-containing protein — translation MNPRKLRKRIYDEINKERRKLRLKPLKLSKSLSKMAIRDALNRKNCSVHYAVKGEKHITVAKRIVKEWIRNPAHRKYILNPKYNSIGLGVHILWNKNTKEYEIYVCKKFRPSQNVVKNSKNKKHNNLNTKKLKKLIFKNKRIIEYFLLAVMFYILLYIAFKW, via the coding sequence TTGAACCCCCGAAAGTTGAGAAAAAGAATTTATGATGAAATCAACAAAGAGCGTAGGAAGTTGAGGTTGAAGCCATTAAAGTTAAGTAAGTCTCTTAGTAAGATGGCTATAAGGGATGCCCTAAATAGAAAAAATTGTTCTGTTCATTATGCAGTAAAAGGGGAAAAGCATATAACTGTTGCCAAGAGGATTGTTAAAGAATGGATTAGAAATCCTGCCCATAGGAAGTATATATTAAATCCAAAATATAACAGTATCGGTTTGGGGGTTCATATCCTTTGGAATAAAAATACAAAGGAATATGAAATTTATGTGTGTAAAAAATTTAGACCTTCTCAAAATGTTGTTAAAAATTCAAAAAACAAAAAGCATAATAATTTAAATACGAAAAAACTAAAAAAATTAATATTCAAAAATAAAAGAATTATAGAATATTTTCTTTTAGCAGTTATGTTTTATATTCTTCTTTATATTGCATTTAAATGGTGA
- a CDS encoding acylphosphatase codes for MVTTYELIIYGKVQHVGFRDRIEHIGKGLGINGIIYNYKDGTVRILANFDSERKKRLFKELIKELEEVDKLIKIDKIEEKELKTYIEFPEGINRISADDLLELNKKLDEGVKYIKLIFSELEEHKKILMIIVDKLDKQTELLEKINTKLDNMSERLEMKLDKLEKKLDKIADILEKKL; via the coding sequence ATGGTAACAACTTATGAGTTAATAATCTATGGAAAGGTTCAGCATGTTGGATTTAGAGATAGGATTGAACACATAGGTAAGGGTTTAGGAATTAATGGAATTATTTATAACTACAAAGATGGAACTGTTAGAATTTTAGCAAACTTTGATTCAGAAAGAAAAAAGAGATTGTTTAAAGAATTAATTAAAGAATTAGAAGAAGTTGATAAGTTAATTAAGATTGATAAAATTGAGGAGAAAGAATTGAAAACATACATTGAGTTTCCAGAGGGTATTAATAGAATATCAGCGGATGATTTATTAGAACTTAATAAAAAGTTAGATGAAGGAGTTAAGTATATTAAGTTAATTTTTAGCGAGTTAGAAGAGCATAAAAAGATTTTGATGATTATTGTTGATAAGTTAGATAAGCAAACTGAGTTATTGGAAAAAATTAATACGAAGTTAGATAATATGTCTGAAAGATTGGAGATGAAATTAGATAAATTAGAGAAGAAATTAGATAAAATTGCAGATATATTAGAGAAAAAACTTTAA
- a CDS encoding DUF2341 domain-containing protein, giving the protein MRKLLLALLAMLFIASVTGESISDMKYKVSYVFNSPDTYTDVTTYVDLNVSTWKDSLVLTDGWQHKILVVDDATGKILPHWCEILDNDTVRVWFIKNWTVGDNIVDVYFDSNVLNSTTEEPDKVFIYFTDFNDRGNWSAITLQTVDWNGDGSVDIADTAYYNTYCVYTNNSNLIFLTPIGQKEVIVDTNSNITDTNKVFRIKFHIEPTEKLPYWVDDNGDLWTKVNIPANGTITLRIYKNGTGQPNGSKVFEFFDDFSESSIDTNKWQILGGNWIVSNGYLVWNGESTDSDGVIVSKINFSKDSVVEVKGIRISPESTSGTTEFDQIVMSCSDINNFVLLRARPDAGAIEIYDKSSRSYTLKSSSSIPTTYNVWRVAKSCYNGSAYVYEYMYPNYTLIKTVTWDSPWIRDGYVGIREYPGSEAGDVKYDWFFVRKYAPIEPNVTVTDKGDYWEVKIYNPNNYSLTDFQVEVPGLGLAKNASVDVIQVDAKAISGVAFDLDSNANGYYSGATIEDAKEHILEVERKGNNITAMLDGKIIEQLSDSTYTNGHVGVWTGAFTKPVAYWSFDEEEGEGTVAHDETGNGNDGTIYGATWTTGKYGYALQFDEVDDYVEIPYSETLNVTYSVTYCAWVRPQSNATWQNVVGQIGTDNGIFFYNDRFLGSLWFFNPDGTVGRDFIWDNQSRDYNKWYFVALTYDSSQHVIKLYVNGNLVREVYETRPPLDHTTDFYIGSYGARSFFNGTIDDVRIYNRALSEEEIKALYQTELKYHQIQNITTKVDYYQVYNTATNPLLVITQTSPIATNNDIIVIKNVTFYDETSISSEGAGYELLNNISENLTLIFSGDSVIKKYVITPDNYSPTMSFEAPAGGSLTVIEGGKVRKIYYSIGEDNLSVIWAEPNKATLVEWLIRLAETHDVKITDMADRVITEFKNVQTVDTYVVQGYTYKIYIDNTLKEEKTAIDAELIDYTKPESDIGSLIIVPVTPPMSQPMVVYTTNYDGENITLSYKWIGDAKMLNVSVYDENNTLIYSNAFTAPEQTIKINVGNSSAFWKIKMILVWDGGEKTFNAFIYRPLEGGGFELLKGWKKWVSIAILFLTLVTFSYIHVEAATVATLAMMFFLEIIGFLDWLDYKLKAVLFLMIIIPLALKIKRGW; this is encoded by the coding sequence ATGAGAAAATTACTGCTCGCACTCTTAGCAATGCTGTTTATAGCCTCTGTTACTGGAGAATCAATCTCGGACATGAAATACAAAGTTAGCTATGTCTTTAACAGTCCTGATACATACACTGATGTGACTACTTATGTTGATTTGAATGTTTCAACATGGAAAGATTCATTAGTATTGACGGATGGCTGGCAACACAAAATTTTAGTAGTTGATGATGCGACAGGGAAGATTTTACCACATTGGTGCGAGATTTTAGATAATGACACGGTTAGAGTTTGGTTTATTAAAAATTGGACAGTTGGAGATAATATTGTAGATGTTTATTTCGATTCTAATGTATTGAATTCTACAACAGAAGAGCCAGATAAGGTTTTCATTTACTTTACAGATTTCAATGATAGAGGGAATTGGTCTGCTATTACACTACAAACCGTTGATTGGAACGGAGATGGTTCCGTAGATATTGCAGATACTGCATATTATAATACATATTGTGTATATACTAACAATAGCAATTTGATTTTTTTAACTCCAATAGGGCAAAAAGAAGTCATTGTAGATACGAATAGCAACATAACCGACACAAACAAAGTGTTCAGAATAAAATTCCACATAGAACCTACAGAAAAATTACCCTACTGGGTTGATGATAATGGGGATTTGTGGACAAAAGTTAACATTCCAGCAAACGGGACAATAACATTAAGAATTTACAAAAACGGAACTGGACAACCTAACGGTTCAAAAGTTTTTGAATTCTTTGATGACTTTAGTGAGTCGTCAATTGATACAAACAAATGGCAAATTCTTGGAGGAAATTGGATAGTGTCAAATGGATATTTAGTATGGAATGGAGAATCTACAGACAGTGATGGAGTAATTGTCTCAAAAATAAACTTTTCAAAAGATTCTGTCGTTGAAGTCAAGGGGATTAGAATCAGTCCAGAATCAACATCGGGGACTACAGAGTTTGACCAAATCGTCATGAGTTGTTCAGATATCAATAACTTCGTATTGCTAAGAGCAAGACCTGACGCAGGTGCCATTGAAATATACGACAAATCAAGCAGGTCATACACCCTGAAAAGCTCATCAAGTATCCCAACAACATATAACGTATGGAGAGTTGCTAAATCATGCTACAATGGTTCAGCGTATGTTTATGAATATATGTATCCAAATTACACACTAATTAAAACAGTTACATGGGACTCCCCATGGATTAGGGATGGTTATGTCGGTATTAGGGAATATCCTGGCTCAGAAGCTGGTGATGTGAAATATGACTGGTTTTTCGTTAGAAAATATGCTCCAATTGAACCAAATGTTACAGTTACAGACAAAGGAGATTACTGGGAAGTCAAAATCTACAACCCGAACAACTACTCACTGACAGATTTTCAAGTTGAAGTTCCAGGACTTGGTTTAGCAAAAAACGCAAGTGTTGATGTCATCCAAGTTGATGCAAAAGCGATTTCAGGAGTGGCTTTTGATTTAGACAGCAATGCAAATGGGTATTACAGTGGGGCAACAATTGAAGATGCAAAAGAGCACATTTTAGAAGTTGAAAGAAAAGGCAACAACATCACAGCAATGCTTGATGGAAAAATCATTGAACAATTGTCAGATTCAACCTATACCAATGGACACGTTGGTGTTTGGACTGGGGCATTCACAAAACCTGTTGCATATTGGAGTTTTGATGAGGAGGAGGGGGAGGGAACAGTAGCACACGATGAAACTGGGAACGGAAATGATGGGACAATTTACGGGGCGACATGGACCACAGGTAAGTATGGTTATGCGTTGCAGTTTGATGAAGTGGACGATTATGTTGAAATACCATATTCAGAAACACTAAATGTTACATATTCAGTAACATATTGTGCATGGGTACGTCCACAATCAAATGCTACATGGCAAAATGTTGTAGGACAGATAGGAACAGATAATGGTATATTTTTCTATAATGATAGATTCTTAGGTTCATTATGGTTTTTTAATCCAGATGGTACAGTTGGCAGGGATTTCATATGGGACAATCAATCAAGGGACTATAACAAGTGGTATTTTGTTGCGTTAACATATGATAGCTCACAACATGTCATAAAGCTGTATGTTAACGGCAATCTTGTAAGAGAAGTATATGAAACACGACCTCCATTAGATCATACTACTGACTTTTACATTGGAAGTTATGGTGCAAGATCTTTCTTTAATGGAACAATCGACGACGTCAGAATCTACAACAGGGCTTTAAGCGAAGAAGAAATCAAAGCACTCTATCAGACCGAACTCAAATATCACCAAATTCAAAATATCACAACAAAAGTTGATTACTACCAAGTCTACAACACTGCAACGAACCCATTACTCGTAATTACTCAAACATCCCCAATTGCAACCAATAATGATATTATAGTCATCAAAAATGTAACTTTCTACGATGAAACAAGTATTTCTTCAGAAGGTGCGGGATATGAACTTCTTAATAACATAAGCGAGAATTTAACTTTAATTTTCTCAGGAGATTCTGTAATTAAGAAATATGTTATCACACCAGACAACTATAGCCCAACTATGAGTTTTGAAGCGCCAGCTGGAGGCTCATTAACAGTTATCGAGGGCGGAAAAGTCAGAAAAATCTACTACAGTATTGGGGAAGATAATCTTTCAGTAATCTGGGCAGAACCGAACAAAGCGACATTGGTAGAGTGGTTAATTAGATTAGCTGAAACTCATGATGTCAAAATAACAGATATGGCTGACAGAGTCATTACCGAGTTTAAAAATGTGCAAACAGTAGATACATATGTTGTTCAAGGATATACTTACAAAATTTACATAGACAATACATTGAAAGAAGAAAAAACAGCAATTGATGCGGAATTGATTGATTACACCAAGCCAGAATCAGATATTGGTAGTTTAATCATTGTGCCTGTGACTCCTCCAATGTCTCAGCCAATGGTGGTATATACAACGAACTATGACGGAGAAAACATTACGCTAAGCTACAAATGGATTGGAGATGCAAAAATGCTCAATGTCAGTGTTTATGATGAGAATAACACATTGATATACTCAAATGCCTTTACAGCTCCTGAACAAACAATAAAAATCAATGTAGGAAATTCATCAGCATTTTGGAAAATAAAGATGATTTTAGTATGGGACGGTGGAGAAAAAACATTTAATGCATTCATTTATAGGCCATTGGAAGGGGGAGGATTTGAGCTATTAAAGGGTTGGAAGAAATGGGTTAGTATAGCAATATTGTTCTTAACATTAGTAACTTTCTCATACATACATGTAGAAGCTGCTACTGTGGCTACTTTAGCTATGATGTTCTTCTTAGAAATAATAGGCTTCTTAGATTGGTTGGATTACAAACTTAAGGCCGTATTGTTCCTAATGATAATAATACCACTCGCTTTGAAGATTAAGAGGGGATGGTAA
- a CDS encoding ATP-binding protein yields the protein MRYSSKLFKIYRMQSQDDESEYLNRYDLIRHHILSIATTIYNVASNPMIHPQELIKRIRNSARIICGWANIHYDREKDVFENLAMALRQIRKSNIIYTKLGRADILLRTLKDVVDAINLTELYELKYIGALYLWAVSNIVYDIDIEKPQRGQDIAEYVENLIIDYYKHNVLPKPVETVYADLKKDDEFASVFFDDIYTRIERNTNNLIFIEGEHGVGKSYTALALAREIDPDFEPEEQIVFDIPQFIERCNEMKRKNLMGKVIIFDEVGAAASALTSWELENILFDRYLQLFRYLRLTVIFTARDISDTIRRLRKRVTHYIVMEEQQRCEIYRVKSKFDMQKDKLEVVYEPYYYEDDYNIYLLKFKVPRVPADLAKIYEELRDKNVTSKYLEKIEEEVKLMRNDKLLSEIARDFIENWLDCEEAYISKGPHKGKISVAFIAEKYNIGEKTARKVRNLIYKLLKEKEQVATSSSE from the coding sequence ATGAGATACAGTAGTAAATTATTCAAAATTTACAGAATGCAATCACAGGATGATGAAAGTGAATACTTAAACAGATATGATTTAATTAGGCATCACATTCTCTCAATTGCTACTACAATTTATAATGTTGCATCAAATCCAATGATTCATCCTCAAGAATTGATAAAGAGGATTAGGAACTCAGCAAGGATTATATGCGGATGGGCAAATATACACTATGACAGAGAAAAAGATGTATTTGAAAATCTTGCAATGGCATTAAGACAAATTAGAAAGAGTAACATAATCTACACAAAATTGGGGAGGGCGGACATTTTATTGAGGACCTTAAAAGATGTTGTAGATGCAATAAATCTAACGGAGTTATATGAGTTAAAATATATTGGAGCTTTATACCTTTGGGCAGTTTCCAACATTGTTTATGATATAGACATAGAAAAACCCCAGAGAGGGCAAGATATTGCGGAATACGTTGAAAATTTGATTATTGACTACTATAAACACAATGTATTGCCTAAGCCAGTAGAAACTGTATATGCCGACCTAAAAAAAGATGATGAATTTGCGAGCGTATTTTTTGATGACATTTACACAAGGATTGAAAGGAATACAAACAATTTGATTTTCATAGAGGGGGAGCATGGAGTAGGAAAGTCATATACTGCACTGGCATTAGCAAGAGAAATAGACCCTGACTTTGAGCCAGAAGAACAAATTGTTTTCGATATTCCACAATTTATAGAGAGATGTAACGAAATGAAAAGAAAAAACCTAATGGGGAAGGTTATAATTTTTGATGAAGTTGGGGCAGCTGCTTCAGCTCTCACATCATGGGAGCTTGAAAATATATTATTTGATAGATATTTACAATTATTTAGATACTTAAGATTGACAGTTATTTTTACGGCAAGGGATATCTCAGATACAATTAGAAGACTGAGAAAAAGAGTAACTCATTACATTGTTATGGAAGAACAGCAAAGATGTGAGATATACAGGGTAAAAAGTAAATTTGACATGCAAAAGGATAAGTTAGAAGTTGTTTATGAGCCGTATTATTATGAAGATGACTATAATATCTATTTGCTGAAATTCAAAGTTCCAAGAGTTCCAGCTGACTTGGCTAAAATCTATGAAGAACTTAGAGATAAGAATGTAACTTCAAAATACTTAGAGAAAATTGAGGAAGAAGTAAAATTAATGAGAAATGACAAGCTTTTATCTGAAATAGCAAGGGATTTCATTGAAAACTGGTTGGATTGTGAAGAAGCATACATTAGCAAAGGGCCACATAAAGGTAAGATATCAGTAGCATTTATAGCAGAGAAATACAACATTGGAGAAAAAACAGCAAGGAAGGTAAGAAATCTTATTTATAAACTGCTAAAAGAGAAAGAACAAGTTGCCACATCTTCTTCTGAATAA
- a CDS encoding site-specific integrase — translation MPSLPIQTIDFYTGVRIEYITFEELELICNGLWSRYRVLQHRKKGKKFLRDCFIFSFLFFTGARLTEFLLSQKFCVDLEEKTYYVPQLKKRYWKKFPDDPYIDPYERFENGLIKYVEVPIDHTPEKHLKYWEEWLNTRKDEDFLVDIKERQVRNIIYRYSKETLGRRISPHALRHSTGVYLTNDLGLPVQDVQRVMRHTNGDVTFRYVRLKSPDLKQKLKQAKTKLEE, via the coding sequence ATGCCCTCCCTCCCAATTCAAACTATTGATTTTTACACAGGGGTGAGGATAGAATACATAACTTTTGAGGAATTGGAATTAATTTGTAATGGTCTTTGGAGTAGATATAGGGTTTTGCAGCACAGAAAAAAAGGTAAGAAATTCCTAAGGGATTGTTTTATATTCTCATTTTTATTTTTCACAGGGGCAAGATTAACGGAATTTTTACTATCCCAGAAATTTTGTGTGGATTTAGAAGAAAAAACATACTATGTTCCTCAATTAAAAAAACGATACTGGAAAAAATTCCCAGACGACCCTTACATCGACCCATACGAAAGATTTGAAAACGGGCTAATCAAATATGTTGAAGTACCTATAGACCACACACCAGAGAAACATTTGAAATACTGGGAAGAATGGCTCAATACAAGAAAAGATGAAGATTTTTTGGTTGATATAAAAGAAAGACAAGTAAGAAACATTATCTATAGATATTCAAAAGAAACCCTTGGAAGGAGAATATCTCCTCACGCTCTTAGGCACAGTACTGGTGTTTATTTGACTAACGACTTAGGACTACCCGTTCAGGACGTGCAGAGGGTAATGAGACATACTAATGGAGATGTAACATTCAGATATGTTAGATTGAAAAGTCCAGACTTGAAACAAAAATTAAAACAAGCTAAAACTAAATTAGAAGAGTGA
- a CDS encoding TFIIB-type zinc ribbon-containing protein — protein sequence MFNLECHLCGGSNFIFDERRDELYCSMCGYVVESIAVVLEVKYDMMGLQNIAGKIRHYERNRRYKRKKGREKMLKKFQQLCLKYGKRDAIAYFDRFIMQYNQRGLPNNIISRDMEKLFLEFFKVKEVF from the coding sequence ATGTTTAATTTAGAATGTCATCTCTGCGGAGGTTCTAATTTTATTTTTGATGAGAGGAGGGATGAGTTATATTGTTCTATGTGTGGATATGTTGTTGAGAGTATAGCTGTTGTTTTAGAAGTTAAATATGACATGATGGGGTTGCAGAATATAGCTGGGAAGATAAGGCACTATGAAAGAAACAGAAGATATAAGAGGAAAAAGGGTAGGGAAAAGATGCTTAAGAAGTTTCAGCAACTTTGTCTTAAATATGGTAAAAGAGATGCCATTGCTTATTTTGATAGGTTTATAATGCAGTACAATCAGAGAGGACTACCTAACAACATTATCTCCAGAGATATGGAAAAACTATTTTTGGAATTTTTTAAGGTGAAAGAGGTTTTTTAG